Proteins co-encoded in one Jeotgalibacillus malaysiensis genomic window:
- a CDS encoding trkA-C domain-containing protein: MTLMGTSTNLVIHGLLLDFEGQGLRFFDLLIVGLPVTVVGLVYLLLFAPPLLPGHRSGEGEEEEERPRDFLSELRVQADFPHSGKTVREAGLRNLERLYLIEIRRGKESIAPVSGDTRIFTGDRLFFTGVISSIAELGKRRGLVVDTGTDLSIVGLKKGTNKLREGVVSHQSSLLGRTVKENRFREAYDAAVVAIHRNEERLEGKIGDIEPRAGDVLLMVTGNSFDQRVKRHRDFYVTSPEGKEKFFEDDRTGWCALVIFIGAILFVVSGFLSIFKAMALAVGLMLAFRLVSPEEARDMIQFRVLLLIAGALGIGNVIIESKAADWMAQELMGAMEPYGVILLLVVLFGMIALLTEIVTNNAAAVIMFPVAYQISGPIGMEPIGMAILVAIAASASFLSPIGYQTNLIVYGPGGYRFRDYLRAGMPLTFLTGVVTVGMVYMVFM; this comes from the coding sequence ATGACATTGATGGGGACATCGACGAACCTTGTAATCCACGGGCTGCTGCTTGACTTTGAGGGACAGGGACTCCGTTTCTTCGACCTTCTGATTGTAGGACTTCCGGTTACGGTGGTCGGACTTGTTTATCTTCTTCTTTTTGCCCCGCCTCTGCTCCCTGGGCACCGGAGTGGAGAGGGAGAAGAGGAAGAAGAGCGCCCGAGAGACTTCCTGAGTGAACTCCGGGTCCAGGCGGATTTTCCGCACTCCGGGAAAACAGTAAGAGAAGCAGGCCTCCGTAATCTGGAAAGGTTATACCTGATAGAAATCAGACGGGGGAAAGAGAGCATCGCACCTGTGTCCGGGGATACCCGGATTTTCACCGGAGATCGGCTCTTTTTCACAGGGGTCATCTCATCGATTGCAGAACTTGGAAAACGTCGGGGCCTGGTCGTTGATACAGGCACTGATTTAAGTATCGTCGGTCTGAAGAAAGGGACGAATAAACTGAGAGAAGGGGTGGTCTCTCACCAATCCTCTCTGCTCGGTCGTACCGTTAAAGAAAATCGGTTCCGTGAAGCTTATGATGCGGCTGTTGTAGCCATTCATCGTAATGAAGAGCGGTTAGAGGGGAAAATCGGTGACATCGAACCAAGGGCGGGGGATGTATTGCTGATGGTCACGGGCAACTCGTTCGATCAGCGTGTAAAAAGGCATCGTGACTTTTACGTTACATCTCCTGAGGGAAAAGAGAAATTTTTTGAAGATGACCGTACTGGATGGTGTGCTCTGGTCATTTTCATAGGAGCTATCCTTTTTGTCGTAAGCGGATTTCTTAGTATTTTCAAAGCCATGGCCTTAGCTGTGGGTCTGATGCTCGCTTTTCGCCTCGTTTCTCCTGAAGAGGCACGAGATATGATCCAGTTCCGGGTGCTTCTCCTGATTGCGGGAGCCCTCGGAATAGGCAACGTCATCATCGAATCGAAAGCGGCGGATTGGATGGCGCAGGAGCTTATGGGAGCGATGGAACCCTACGGAGTCATCCTTCTGCTTGTCGTTTTATTTGGAATGATTGCTCTTCTAACAGAAATTGTGACGAATAATGCGGCAGCTGTCATCATGTTCCCTGTCGCCTATCAGATTTCCGGACCGATCGGGATGGAACCGATCGGCATGGCGATCCTTGTAGCGATAGCAGCTTCTGCAAGCTTCTTGTCACCGATTGGTTACCAGACGAACCTGATTGTTTACGGCCCTGGAGGCTACCGCTTCCGGGATTATCTGCGAGCTGGGATGCCACTTACTTTTCTTACCGGGGTTGTAACAGTGGGAATGGTTTATATGGTATTTATGTAA
- a CDS encoding phosphoadenosine phosphosulfate reductase has product MTNTAVTYDNFTGDPLSDLPADDQTKGALKVLRWAYEGYDSITYACSFGAEGIVLIDLIAKVKKDAKIVFLDTGIHFQETYDLIEKVKERYPALQIEMKKPALTLEEQAEEHGSALWGRNPDQCCFIRKIKPLEEALEGAEAWVSGLRREQSLSRSNTNFVNKDERFQSIKVCPLIYWTWDDVWSYIRLNGLNYNDLHDEGYPSIGCIPCTFKAESGGRDGRWKGMEKTECGLHTGGQS; this is encoded by the coding sequence ATGACTAATACAGCCGTTACCTATGACAATTTCACCGGAGATCCGTTAAGCGACCTACCTGCTGATGATCAGACGAAAGGAGCTTTAAAGGTTCTCAGATGGGCTTACGAAGGATATGACTCTATCACGTATGCCTGCAGTTTTGGAGCGGAGGGAATCGTGCTCATCGATCTGATTGCAAAAGTGAAAAAGGATGCAAAAATCGTATTTCTCGATACCGGCATCCATTTTCAGGAGACATATGACCTTATTGAAAAAGTGAAGGAGAGATATCCGGCGCTTCAAATCGAAATGAAAAAGCCGGCACTGACACTGGAGGAACAAGCGGAGGAACACGGTTCTGCTCTTTGGGGAAGAAATCCAGATCAGTGCTGCTTCATCCGTAAAATCAAACCACTAGAAGAAGCGCTTGAAGGAGCAGAGGCGTGGGTTTCAGGGCTGAGACGGGAGCAGTCGCTCAGTCGAAGCAACACAAATTTCGTAAACAAAGATGAACGTTTCCAATCGATAAAGGTATGCCCCCTTATTTACTGGACATGGGATGACGTCTGGTCTTATATCCGACTAAATGGGTTGAATTACAATGATTTGCATGATGAAGGGTATCCGAGTATCGGATGCATTCCATGTACATTTAAAGCAGAAAGTGGTGGTCGTGATGGCAGATGGAAAGGGATGGAGAAAACGGAGTGTGGACTCCATACAGGTGGTCAATCGTGA
- a CDS encoding sulfite reductase — protein sequence MTDKQPGPPSEMEKLKEKSDYLRGSLVKSFQEPLTASIPEGDAKILKFHGSYMQDDRDLRLERKQQKLEPAYQFMTRVRAPGGVATPEQWLVMDDIANKYGNKTLKLTTRQAFQTHGVLKWDMKPQIQEINEALMDTLAACGDVNRNVMAGANPYQSEVHGEVYEWSKELSDYLSPRTSAYHEIWLDEEKIVDTRSEEEIEPMYGKFCLPRKFKIGIAVPPSNDVDVYSQDLGFIAIVENGKLLGFNVAVGGGMGMTHGDTNTYPQLARVIGFCKPENILDVAEKIITIQRDYGNRSDRKNARFKYTIDKRGLPWVKEELEQRLGYRLEQERDFHFDHNGDRYGWTEGKGEWHFTLFVQNGRIKDEDNYPLMTGLRKIAKVHEGEFRLSPNQNLIIARVTDAKREEIETLIEKYGLTDGRSHSALRRNSMACVAMPTCGLAMAESERYLPTLVDKLEDILDEAGLREEEIVIRMSGCPNGCSRPALAEIAFIGKAPGKYNMYLGGGFTGNRLNRLYRENIGEEEILDTLRPLFIEYATEREEGEHFGDFVIRAGHVKAVQSGLDFHSEVKV from the coding sequence ATGACCGATAAACAGCCGGGACCACCAAGTGAAATGGAAAAACTGAAGGAAAAAAGTGATTACTTGAGAGGCTCCCTCGTAAAGAGCTTTCAGGAACCGTTGACAGCGAGTATTCCGGAAGGGGATGCCAAAATTCTGAAGTTCCATGGCAGCTATATGCAGGATGACCGTGATCTGCGTCTGGAAAGGAAACAGCAGAAACTCGAGCCTGCCTATCAGTTCATGACGAGAGTTCGGGCCCCGGGAGGGGTGGCGACACCAGAGCAGTGGCTCGTTATGGATGACATAGCGAATAAATATGGAAATAAGACGCTCAAGCTTACAACTCGACAGGCTTTTCAGACACATGGGGTACTGAAATGGGACATGAAGCCTCAAATCCAAGAGATTAATGAGGCGCTTATGGATACACTCGCTGCCTGTGGAGATGTGAACCGGAACGTGATGGCCGGTGCTAATCCTTACCAGTCGGAGGTACATGGAGAAGTGTACGAATGGTCTAAAGAATTAAGTGATTACTTATCTCCTCGTACCAGTGCTTATCATGAAATATGGCTGGATGAAGAAAAGATTGTCGACACCAGGTCGGAAGAAGAGATCGAACCGATGTACGGGAAATTCTGCCTTCCGAGGAAGTTCAAAATTGGGATCGCCGTGCCTCCGTCGAATGACGTGGATGTCTATTCCCAGGACCTCGGATTCATCGCCATCGTAGAAAATGGAAAGCTGCTCGGATTCAACGTTGCCGTCGGAGGCGGAATGGGCATGACGCATGGTGACACGAACACGTACCCTCAGCTCGCCCGCGTCATCGGATTCTGCAAGCCTGAAAACATTTTAGACGTGGCAGAGAAGATCATCACCATCCAGCGCGATTACGGAAACCGCTCTGATCGGAAAAATGCAAGATTCAAATATACAATCGATAAGCGTGGTCTCCCGTGGGTAAAAGAAGAGCTCGAACAGCGCCTCGGTTACAGACTCGAGCAAGAGCGTGACTTCCACTTTGATCATAACGGAGACCGGTATGGATGGACCGAGGGGAAAGGTGAATGGCACTTCACTTTATTTGTCCAGAACGGCCGGATTAAAGATGAAGACAATTATCCACTTATGACAGGTCTCCGAAAAATTGCCAAAGTCCATGAAGGGGAGTTCCGGCTGAGTCCGAACCAGAATCTCATTATTGCAAGGGTAACGGATGCGAAAAGAGAAGAGATTGAGACACTAATTGAAAAGTACGGTTTGACAGATGGCAGGTCCCATTCGGCGCTCAGAAGGAATTCGATGGCCTGTGTCGCAATGCCGACATGTGGGCTTGCGATGGCGGAGTCAGAGAGATATCTTCCAACGCTCGTCGATAAACTCGAAGATATTCTGGACGAAGCGGGTCTCCGGGAGGAAGAAATCGTCATCCGGATGTCCGGCTGCCCGAACGGCTGCTCCAGGCCGGCCCTGGCGGAAATCGCGTTCATCGGCAAAGCGCCGGGCAAATACAACATGTACCTTGGCGGAGGGTTTACAGGAAACAGACTGAATCGGCTATACCGAGAAAATATCGGAGAAGAAGAGATTCTAGATACTCTCCGTCCTCTTTTCATCGAATATGCGACGGAGAGAGAAGAAGGGGAACATTTCGGTGATTTCGTCATTCGGGCCGGGCACGTAAAAGCTGTGCAGTCAGGTCTTGATTTTCATTCGGAGGTGAAAGTATGA
- a CDS encoding 30S ribosomal protein S4, whose product MARYTGPSWKLSRRLGVSLSGTGKELEKRPYAPGPHGPTQRKKLSEYGLQLQEKQKLRHTYGVTERQFRNLFDKAGKLPGRHGDNFMILLEARLDNLVYRLGLARTRRQARQLVNHGHILVDGSRVDIPSYSVKPGQSISLREKSQKLNIVQEAVELNSFTPEYVSFDADKLEGTFTRFPERNELAADINEALIVEFYSR is encoded by the coding sequence ATGGCTCGTTATACAGGTCCATCTTGGAAACTGTCTCGTCGTCTTGGTGTTTCACTAAGCGGCACTGGTAAAGAATTAGAAAAGCGTCCTTACGCTCCGGGTCCACACGGTCCTACACAGCGTAAAAAACTATCTGAATATGGTCTTCAGCTTCAAGAGAAGCAGAAGCTTCGTCACACTTACGGCGTAACTGAGCGTCAGTTCCGTAACCTATTCGACAAAGCAGGTAAACTACCTGGACGTCACGGTGATAACTTCATGATCCTTCTTGAAGCTCGTCTTGACAACCTAGTATACCGTCTTGGTCTTGCTCGTACTCGTCGTCAGGCGCGTCAGCTTGTAAACCACGGCCACATTCTTGTTGATGGTTCACGCGTTGACATCCCGTCATACAGCGTAAAGCCAGGACAATCAATCAGCCTTCGTGAAAAGTCACAGAAGCTGAATATCGTTCAGGAAGCAGTTGAGCTTAACAGCTTCACTCCTGAGTATGTATCTTTTGATGCTGACAAGCTTGAAGGTACTTTCACTCGTTTCCCTGAGCGTAATGAGCTTGCTGCTGATATCAATGAAGCATTGATCGTAGAATTCTACTCTCGTTAA
- a CDS encoding uroporphyrin-III C-methyltransferase, with the protein MSKVYIVGAGPGDADLITIKGLKAIRQADVILYDRLVNQDLLEEAGSDTRLVYCGKSPDHHSLTQEEINTLLCDFQAQGLTVTRLKGGDPFIFGRGGEEAEVLAARGIPFEVVPGITAGIAAPAYAGIPVTHREHSSSVAFISGVSKLGMEDEVYWEHVVKSMDTLCIYMGVRKLPDICERLIRHGKQGTTPIALIGWGTTEWQETVTGDVDTIVEKAGHIKNPAIIIVGEVVRCRESIQWFEKPTEAKEMEVSG; encoded by the coding sequence ATGAGTAAAGTCTATATCGTAGGTGCAGGTCCAGGAGATGCGGACCTTATCACTATTAAAGGATTAAAGGCGATCCGGCAGGCAGACGTGATTTTGTACGATCGGCTCGTGAATCAGGATCTGCTGGAAGAAGCAGGTAGCGACACCCGTCTTGTCTACTGCGGTAAGAGTCCGGATCACCATTCATTAACCCAGGAAGAGATTAACACACTGCTTTGCGATTTCCAGGCGCAGGGTCTGACAGTCACCAGGCTGAAAGGCGGCGATCCATTCATATTTGGACGTGGCGGGGAAGAAGCGGAAGTGCTTGCTGCACGCGGTATCCCTTTTGAAGTCGTACCAGGCATCACCGCAGGTATTGCAGCTCCGGCTTACGCGGGAATTCCAGTAACTCATAGAGAACACAGTTCTTCTGTTGCATTTATCTCAGGCGTAAGCAAACTCGGTATGGAGGATGAAGTGTATTGGGAGCATGTCGTGAAAAGTATGGATACTCTCTGCATATACATGGGCGTGAGAAAACTGCCGGATATCTGTGAAAGGCTCATCCGTCATGGAAAACAAGGAACGACGCCGATTGCTCTGATCGGTTGGGGAACGACGGAATGGCAGGAGACGGTTACAGGAGACGTCGACACGATTGTAGAAAAGGCAGGACACATAAAAAATCCGGCTATTATTATTGTCGGAGAGGTGGTCCGCTGCAGGGAATCCATCCAGTGGTTCGAAAAGCCCACAGAAGCGAAAGAAATGGAGGTCTCAGGATAA
- a CDS encoding sulfite reductase subunit alpha: MQLEVMNSPFNEKQADLLNQLLSSMTENQKIWLSGYLASAPAFAPKTLPTQSGGEVEKTKAEAAQRSITVLYGSHTGNCEELAAQLSKNLKEKDFQVTVSSMDDFKPKNLKKTEDLLLVTSTHGDGDPPDNAMTFYEFLFSKRAPELKNMRYSVLALGDSSYEFFCQTGKDIDARLEELGAERLYERIDCDLDFEEAAETWKEGVLEKLEEQSPSAQAEGVAKAKETAVWPVYSKVNPFRAEILQNINLNGRGSNKETRHIELDLEGSGLDYEPGDSIGILPENEEKLTDELIQEMGWDGKASVTITKDGEIRSVREALLSVYETTVLTKSLLEKSSTLTDNEDLKALIKDTEALKSYIYGRDLLDFVRDFGPWDVPAEEFLSILRKLPARLYSIASSSAANPNEVHLTIGALRYEANGRQRNGVCSVQCAERADAGDTLPVFVQKNRNFRLPESGDSKIIMIGAGTGVAPYRAFLEERAEREDEGENWLFFGEQHFVTDFLYQTEWQRWKKEGLLTRMDVAFSRDTSEKIYVQHRLWDQRQEVFRWLQEGAYVYVCGDESRMAKDVERTLTAIVESEGNLSSEEAFDYLKALRTEKRYQRDVY, encoded by the coding sequence GTGCAACTGGAAGTGATGAACAGCCCGTTCAATGAAAAGCAGGCAGATCTTCTTAATCAGCTGCTGTCTTCGATGACGGAAAATCAGAAAATCTGGCTGAGTGGTTACCTGGCGAGTGCCCCGGCATTTGCACCGAAGACATTGCCCACGCAATCAGGAGGAGAAGTCGAAAAAACGAAAGCAGAAGCAGCGCAGCGGTCGATCACAGTTCTGTACGGCTCCCATACCGGGAACTGTGAAGAACTTGCAGCGCAATTATCAAAGAACCTGAAGGAAAAAGACTTCCAGGTCACAGTCTCTTCCATGGATGATTTCAAACCGAAGAACCTGAAGAAAACGGAGGATCTGCTCTTGGTGACGAGTACGCACGGAGACGGAGACCCGCCGGATAATGCAATGACCTTTTATGAATTTCTCTTCAGTAAACGCGCCCCGGAATTGAAAAACATGCGCTACTCCGTACTTGCTCTTGGAGATAGTTCGTATGAGTTCTTCTGCCAGACAGGAAAAGACATCGATGCGAGGCTAGAAGAGCTCGGCGCAGAGCGCTTATATGAAAGGATAGACTGCGATCTCGACTTTGAAGAAGCGGCAGAAACATGGAAGGAAGGGGTGCTGGAAAAGCTCGAGGAACAGAGTCCCTCCGCTCAGGCTGAAGGTGTGGCGAAGGCGAAGGAAACAGCGGTCTGGCCCGTCTACTCGAAAGTGAATCCGTTCCGGGCGGAGATACTCCAGAATATCAACCTGAACGGGCGTGGATCCAACAAGGAAACCCGCCACATCGAGCTGGATCTAGAAGGATCGGGACTTGACTATGAGCCGGGCGACAGTATCGGCATTTTACCGGAAAATGAGGAGAAGCTTACGGATGAACTGATCCAGGAAATGGGCTGGGACGGGAAAGCGTCGGTCACTATAACCAAAGATGGAGAAATCCGTTCGGTGCGTGAAGCGCTCCTGTCCGTCTACGAAACGACGGTGCTGACGAAGTCGCTGCTTGAAAAATCCTCTACCTTGACGGATAACGAGGACCTGAAAGCGCTCATCAAAGACACAGAGGCATTGAAATCCTATATATACGGCCGCGACTTACTGGATTTTGTCCGTGATTTCGGACCGTGGGACGTACCGGCTGAAGAATTCCTTTCAATCCTTCGTAAATTACCGGCCCGTCTGTATTCCATTGCCAGCAGCAGTGCAGCGAATCCGAATGAAGTCCACCTGACAATCGGAGCTCTGCGCTATGAAGCGAACGGTCGTCAGCGCAACGGGGTCTGCTCGGTACAATGTGCAGAGCGGGCAGACGCAGGGGATACGCTACCAGTCTTTGTCCAAAAAAACCGTAATTTCCGCCTGCCGGAATCAGGAGATTCAAAGATCATCATGATCGGAGCCGGAACCGGCGTAGCTCCGTACCGTGCATTTCTCGAAGAACGCGCAGAAAGGGAGGACGAGGGAGAGAACTGGCTCTTTTTTGGAGAGCAACACTTCGTTACCGATTTCCTTTATCAGACGGAGTGGCAGCGCTGGAAAAAAGAGGGTCTGCTCACCCGGATGGATGTCGCTTTCTCGAGGGACACTTCGGAGAAAATTTATGTGCAGCACCGTTTGTGGGATCAGCGACAGGAAGTGTTCCGCTGGCTACAAGAAGGAGCGTATGTATACGTATGCGGCGATGAATCCCGAATGGCGAAGGATGTGGAGCGGACACTTACAGCTATCGTGGAATCGGAAGGGAACCTTTCTTCTGAGGAAGCGTTTGATTATTTGAAAGCACTTCGAACAGAAAAACGATACCAGCGGGACGTGTACTGA
- a CDS encoding sulfate adenylyltransferase, giving the protein MESLLKFITCGSVDDGKSTLIGHMLYDAKLLFADQEKALELDSKVGSRGGEIDYSLLLDGLMAEREQGITIDVAYRYFTTDARSFIVADTPGHEQYTRNMAVGASFADLAVILVDATKGVITQTKRHARICYLMGIRHMVLAVNKMDLIKYDEETFRKINRDFDTFISSFADINTTVIPVSATEGDNITSNSTNTRWYNGPPLLTYLENADVTKEEEEAPFIMPVQRVSRPGYHFRGFQGQIESGRIHLGDEVLILPSRERAIVKNILITDQEVGRGDTGQPVTVQLDRELDISRGNVITDVDLPVTDRFTSSLLWMDDEPLTEGKNFLVKAGTKTIPGTVTAIHHKTDINTGDQVDVSRGEKNELLTVEVVTAEKGVFDSFRNNETLGAFILIDRVTNSTAASGVIEETMHNSPNTTWEDTSITREFRAGQKGQKPVTLWFTGLSGSGKSTLASEIEARLFHEGYHTMLLDGDNVRHGLNGDLGFNAEDRFENIRRIAEVSRLMNDAGLITLTSFISPYQTDREKAKRIIGEGFIEIFVNTPLEVCEERDVKGLYKKARKGKISGFTGVSAPYEAPGDPDIQVDTTDLTIEEATDYVLKKIKNYLVQP; this is encoded by the coding sequence ATGGAAAGTCTGTTGAAATTCATTACGTGCGGGAGCGTGGATGACGGCAAGTCCACGCTCATCGGTCACATGTTATATGATGCGAAGCTACTATTTGCCGATCAGGAGAAGGCACTCGAACTCGACAGCAAAGTCGGAAGCCGGGGCGGAGAAATCGATTATTCGCTGCTTCTTGACGGGCTGATGGCTGAACGGGAGCAGGGGATAACGATCGATGTGGCTTACCGATACTTTACGACGGATGCCCGTTCATTTATCGTAGCCGATACGCCGGGACATGAACAGTATACGAGAAACATGGCGGTAGGAGCTTCTTTTGCGGATCTCGCAGTCATCCTCGTCGATGCGACGAAAGGGGTCATCACCCAGACGAAACGTCATGCGAGAATCTGCTACCTTATGGGGATCCGTCATATGGTTTTGGCCGTGAATAAAATGGACCTTATCAAATATGACGAAGAAACGTTCAGGAAAATTAATCGTGACTTCGACACATTCATCTCTTCTTTTGCGGACATAAATACAACGGTGATCCCCGTATCCGCCACGGAAGGGGACAATATTACGTCGAACTCTACGAATACACGCTGGTATAATGGACCGCCACTGCTTACATATCTTGAGAATGCCGACGTTACAAAAGAAGAAGAGGAAGCGCCTTTCATCATGCCGGTACAACGGGTCTCCCGTCCGGGGTACCACTTCCGGGGATTTCAGGGGCAGATTGAGTCCGGTCGAATCCACCTGGGAGATGAAGTTCTGATATTACCAAGCAGAGAACGGGCAATAGTTAAAAACATTCTCATCACTGATCAGGAAGTGGGCCGGGGGGATACCGGACAGCCGGTAACTGTGCAGCTGGACAGGGAATTGGATATATCGAGAGGCAACGTGATTACTGATGTAGATCTTCCAGTTACGGATCGTTTCACCTCAAGTCTCCTCTGGATGGACGATGAACCGCTGACAGAAGGGAAAAACTTTCTCGTGAAAGCTGGTACCAAGACGATTCCAGGTACAGTAACCGCTATTCATCATAAAACGGATATCAACACCGGGGACCAGGTGGATGTATCTCGAGGAGAGAAGAATGAGCTGCTTACTGTGGAGGTTGTTACGGCGGAAAAAGGTGTGTTTGACAGCTTCCGAAATAATGAGACGTTGGGGGCATTTATTCTAATCGACCGCGTGACGAACAGTACGGCGGCAAGCGGTGTCATCGAGGAGACGATGCACAATTCTCCGAATACTACTTGGGAAGATACATCGATCACCCGGGAATTCCGAGCCGGTCAGAAAGGGCAGAAGCCGGTCACTCTCTGGTTCACCGGCTTGTCGGGGTCCGGGAAATCGACTCTTGCTAGTGAAATAGAAGCAAGACTTTTCCACGAAGGATACCATACTATGCTTCTGGACGGAGACAATGTCCGCCACGGATTGAACGGTGATCTTGGTTTTAATGCAGAAGACCGTTTCGAAAATATCCGCCGGATAGCGGAGGTATCACGTCTTATGAACGATGCCGGTCTGATTACGCTCACCTCTTTCATTTCCCCGTATCAAACGGACAGAGAGAAAGCGAAGAGGATCATTGGAGAAGGTTTTATCGAAATTTTTGTCAATACACCTCTGGAGGTTTGCGAAGAGAGGGACGTAAAAGGATTATACAAAAAAGCGAGAAAAGGTAAGATCTCCGGATTCACGGGCGTGTCTGCTCCTTATGAGGCACCGGGGGATCCGGATATACAAGTCGATACAACCGATCTGACGATTGAAGAAGCGACAGACTACGTGCTGAAAAAAATTAAAAATTATCTGGTTCAGCCGTAA
- a CDS encoding sulfate adenylyltransferase subunit 2, giving the protein MKVNTEEKKQGSGLTHLDRLEAEAIYIIREVAAECENPVMLYSIGKDSSVMLHLVMKAFYPEKPPFPFMHIDTTWKFKEMIEFRDRKARELGIDMIVHTNGQAAKEGINPFDHGANYTDIMKTQALKEGLDKYGFDAAFGGGRRDEEKSRAKERVFSFRNKNHAWDPKNQKPEMWKLYNTRIDKGESMRVFPLSNWTEKDIWQYIRKENIDIVPLYYAKERPVVYRENNIVMVDDDRMRFEPGEKIVHRKVRFRTLGCYPLTGGVESEAETLDEIVEETLGAVSSERTSRVIDQEAAGSMERRKREGYF; this is encoded by the coding sequence ATGAAGGTGAACACGGAAGAGAAAAAACAGGGATCCGGGCTTACGCATTTGGATAGGCTCGAGGCAGAAGCCATCTATATTATCCGGGAAGTGGCGGCGGAGTGCGAGAATCCGGTCATGCTGTATTCGATCGGCAAAGACAGCTCGGTGATGCTTCACCTGGTGATGAAGGCTTTTTATCCCGAGAAGCCCCCCTTCCCGTTCATGCATATCGACACGACGTGGAAATTCAAAGAAATGATAGAGTTTCGGGACAGGAAAGCAAGAGAGCTCGGCATCGACATGATCGTTCATACCAACGGACAGGCAGCGAAGGAAGGGATCAACCCGTTCGATCACGGAGCAAATTATACAGACATCATGAAAACCCAGGCCCTGAAAGAAGGACTTGATAAGTACGGGTTCGATGCTGCTTTCGGTGGAGGACGCAGGGACGAGGAGAAGTCACGTGCCAAAGAGCGGGTGTTTTCGTTCCGTAACAAGAACCATGCCTGGGACCCGAAGAATCAGAAGCCAGAGATGTGGAAATTGTACAATACGAGGATTGACAAAGGAGAAAGCATGCGTGTCTTTCCTTTGTCCAATTGGACGGAAAAGGATATCTGGCAGTATATCCGAAAGGAAAATATCGATATCGTTCCGCTCTATTATGCGAAAGAACGTCCAGTCGTCTATCGCGAAAACAATATAGTAATGGTCGATGATGACCGGATGCGCTTCGAGCCGGGAGAGAAGATTGTCCATCGCAAAGTCCGCTTCCGTACGCTCGGGTGTTATCCACTGACCGGTGGAGTGGAATCGGAAGCGGAAACGCTGGATGAAATCGTCGAGGAAACGCTCGGAGCAGTATCGTCGGAACGGACCAGCCGGGTGATTGATCAGGAAGCGGCCGGAAGCATGGAGCGGCGGAAGAGAGAGGGGTACTTCTAG